A region of the Gallaecimonas xiamenensis 3-C-1 genome:
GGGCTTAACGCCTCGCCGCAGCTGCGGCAAAGGTAGCGACTCTCCCCCCTGGCCACCTTGTTGTGGCGCCTGATACTCAAACCATGGTCGCGGCAGCGGCAATGGTAGGGAAAGGTCTGCTCCGCCACTGCAAAGTCGTGGGTCCGCTTCGGGGCCAGCAAGAACAGGTTCTGCATCAACTGCTGCCACTCGGGGCCGTGCGGCTGAATTTTGGGCCCGTGCAGCTGCCAGGCCAGCCAGTGGGCCACCTCGTGAGGCACCACTTCGGTTAAAAAAGCGGCCTGGTTGCCTTGGTAAAGGGCACGGTTAAAGCGCAGTTGTCCTTTACCCATATGGGCCTGGCCGGCGGCGCGGCCGCGGAGATCCAGGGTTACCCTGGGCCGCTGAAAACGGCGGCCAAAACGGGTTTCGGCTTTTTGAAAACAGGCCTCCACGGCCTGGTCCAACACTTCTTTGCTCACCCTTTACCTTTCTTTGCGTTGCCCGGGCTTTGGCCGGGGTCAGATGGGAGGACTTTTACCACAAAAAGGATGCCCAGATGAAAAGCTTACCCCTTTGGACCCTGACGCCGCTGCTGCTGGCTGGCTGTTGCAGTTGTGGCCGCCAGGCTCCCGGTGACCAGCCTGGCGACCAGCCCGAGCCCAGCACCTACTTTGCTACCCATATCAGCGACGACGGTTCCAAGCGATTCGTGTTTAGCCTGGAAAACCGCCGCAGCGGTGGCCGTGGCCAGCCTGGGCGAGGGGGACCAGGCGGCCGTCAGGGCGGGCCTGGAGGCCAGGACACAGACCGGGCGCCGAGCAGCGAGCAAGGCAGCGAGCAGCTCGACGAGCGGCTCGAAGACAAACTCTTGGAAAGCGGTTTTTGCCGCACCGGTTATATGGAGCTGTCCCGCTCCGACAGCGGCCGATTTGCGCGGATCGCCGGTGAGTGCAACGAGAGCGCCAGCGCCGAAGACCGCCAAGCCTTTCCCAATGTCGGCAACGGCCAGTTGGGGCGCATGGGTCATTAACATTACTTAACAATGGCCTGGCGCCGCCTTGGGCAGAATGACGCTTTTACCAGGATAGAGCGAACCATGAACCTGAAAAGCTGGGCGACGCCGCTAACCATAGGCGGCTTTGTGATCTCGGCGATCACCGGAGTGGTGATCTTTTTTCATATCAACATCGGCCTGGTGCGCCCGGCCCACGAGTGGCTGAGCTGGGCCATGATAGTGGGGGCGGCCTTCCACCTCTGGTACAACTGGCCGGCCTTCAAGCGCTACCTGAAAAAGGGCCTGCCGCTGCTCATCATGTTGGCTTTTATGGGGCTGACGGCGGCGTCCTTCTACCCGGTTGAGCGCCAACAGGGCGGTGGCCGGGGCGCCATGATGCAGGCGGTCAACCTGCTGACCAGTGCGCCGCTAAACCGCCTGGCCCCTTTGCTCGACACCAGCCCAGAGACCCTGGCCGAGCAGCTGCAAGCCCAGGGCTTTCAGGTCTATGAGCTGGAACAGAGCCTGGACGACTTGGCCCGCCAACAGGGCAAAAGGGGCGTAGAGCTGCTGCCCTTGCTGCAAAGCCGCAAAGCCAAGCCATAAAAAAGGCGCCCCAGGGGCGCCTTTTTCTTTTGGCTCAAGCTTACTTGAGGCCAGCGGCTTGACGCAGGGCGTCAGCCTTGTCGGTCTTTTCCCAGGGGAACTCGTCGCGGCCGAAGTGGCCGTAGGCGGCGGTAGGCTGGTAGATGGGACGGTTCAGGTCCAGCATCTGCACCAGGCCATAGGGGCGCAGGTCGAAGTGCTCGCGAACCAGCTGGTCGATTTTTTCCTCGGCGATTTTGCCGGTACCGAAGGTTTCCACGGAGATGGAAGTGGGTTCGGCAACACCGATGGCGTAGGACACCTGGATCTCGCAGCGATCGGCCAGGCCGGCAGCCACGATGTTCTTGGCAACGTAGCGGGCAGCGTAGGCGGCGGAGCGGTCAACCTTGGACGGATCCTTACCGGAGAAGGCGCCACCACCGTGACGGGCCATGCCGCCGTAGGTATCAACGATGATCTTACGGCCGGTCAGGCCGCAGTCGCCCATGGGGCCGCCGATCACGAAGTTACCGGTGGGGTTGATGAAATACTTGGTCTTGGCAGTCAGCCACTCGGCGGGTAGAACCGGCTTGATGATGTGCTCCATCACCGCTTCGCGCAGGGTAGCCTGGTCGATTTCCGGGCTGTGCTGGGTGGACAGGACCACGGCGTCGATGGCCACCGGCTTGCCGTCTTCGTAGACGAAGGTCACCTGGGACTTGGCGTCGGGGCGCAGCCAGGACAGTTCCTTGGACTTGCGCACGTGGGCCTGGCGCTTAACCAGACGGTGAGAATAGGTGATGGGAGCCGGCATCAGCACGTCGGTTTCGTTGGACGCGTAGCCGAACATCAGGCCCTGGTCACCGGCGCCCTGCTCAAAAGGATCGCTGCGATCAACGCCCATGGCGATGTCGGGGGACTGCTTGCCGATGGCGTTCAGTACGGCGCAGCTGTCGCCGTCAAAGCCCATCTCGGAGCTGGTATAGCCGATCTCGCGCACGGTGCGGCGCGCCAGCTCTTCAATATCAACCCAGGCAGAAGTGGTGATTTCGCCACCGACGATCACCATGCCGGTCTTGACGTAGGTCTCACAGGCAACCCGGGCTTTCGGGTCCTGGGCCAGGATGGCGTCAAGGACGGCGTCGGAGATTTGGTCGGCGATCTTATCAGGATGGCCTTCAGAAACGGACTCGGAAGTAAAAAGACGTCTGGTCATTTCCCACTCAACTCATTGAATGTCGGCAAGAAAAGCCCGGTAGGCCCCCAAGGGTCACCAGGCCCCGAAATTAGGGCGGCGATATTACACAGATGGACGTCCAGACGCCAGTACTTCTGTGCAAAAATTCTCCGGCCTGTGATGCCCACCATTAAAGACCATCACGGCGGATCAGGAAAGGCGCAACCGATTTGCCCCCGAGGCCCCTAATGGGCGAAAATAAGGCCGATTTTTTTACCCTGTGCTCTGACCCACCCAGGAGACCTTGATGCCCTCCCGTCGCCAGCTTGCCAATGCCATCCGCGCCCTGTCCATGGACGCGGTCCAAAAAGCCAAATCCGGTCACCCCGGTGCCCCCATGGGGATGGCCGACATCGCCGAAGTGCTGTGGAACGATTACCTCAAGCACAACCCGCAGAACCCGGCCTGGGCTGACCGCGACCGTTTCGTGCTGTCCAACGGCCACGGCTCCATGCTGATCTATTCGTTGCTGCACCTGTCCGGCTACGACCTGGGTATTGAAGACCTCAAACAGTTCCGCCAACTGCACAGCCGCACCCCGGGCCACCCCGAGTACGGTTATGCCCCCGGCGTTGAAACCACCACAGGCCCCCTGGGTCAGGGCATCACCAATGCCGTGGGCATGGCCATCGCCGAGAAGAGCCTGGCGGCCCAGTTCAACCGCCCCGGCCACGACATCGTCGACCACTTTACTTATGTGTTCCTGGGCGACGGCTGCCTGATGGAAGGCATCTCCCACGAAGCCTGCTCCCTGGCCGGCACCCTGGGCCTTGGCAAGCTGATTGCCTTCTACGACGACAACGGCATCTCCATCGACGGCCATGTTGAAGGCTGGTTCACCGACGACACCGCCAAGCGCTTCGAGTCTTACGGCTGGCAAGTGGTGCGGGACGTGGACGGCCACTCCAGCGACGCGGTCAAGGCCGCCATCGAGGAAGCGCGCAGCGATCTGAGCCGCCCGACCCTGGTCATTACCAAGACCATCATCGGTTTCGGTAGCCCCAACAAGGCCGGCAGCCACGACTGCCACGGCGCCCCCCTGGGTGACGACGAAATTAAAGCCGCTCGTGAATTCCTGAAATGGGACCACGCCCCCTTCGAGATCCCCGCCGACGTCTACGCCGGTTGGGACGCCAAAGAAAAAGGCACCCAGGCCGAGAGCGACTGGAACAGCAAGTTCGCTGCCTACCAGGCTGCCTTCCCTGAGCTTGCCAGCGAGTTTGTGCGCCGCCAAAGCGGTGAGCTGCCGGCCGACTTTGCCGCCAAGGCCGAAGCCTACATCCAGGCCTGCCAGGAAAAAGGCGAGAAGATCGCTACCCGCAAGGCGTCCCAGAACGCCATCGAAGCCTATGCGGCCCTGCTGCCGGAATTCATGGGCGGCTCTGCGGACCTGGCCGGTTCCAACCTGACCCTGTGGTCCGGTTCCAAGCCCCTGACCATTGACGATGCCTCCGGCAACTACATTTGGTACGGGGTGCGCGAATTCG
Encoded here:
- the tkt gene encoding transketolase — encoded protein: MPSRRQLANAIRALSMDAVQKAKSGHPGAPMGMADIAEVLWNDYLKHNPQNPAWADRDRFVLSNGHGSMLIYSLLHLSGYDLGIEDLKQFRQLHSRTPGHPEYGYAPGVETTTGPLGQGITNAVGMAIAEKSLAAQFNRPGHDIVDHFTYVFLGDGCLMEGISHEACSLAGTLGLGKLIAFYDDNGISIDGHVEGWFTDDTAKRFESYGWQVVRDVDGHSSDAVKAAIEEARSDLSRPTLVITKTIIGFGSPNKAGSHDCHGAPLGDDEIKAAREFLKWDHAPFEIPADVYAGWDAKEKGTQAESDWNSKFAAYQAAFPELASEFVRRQSGELPADFAAKAEAYIQACQEKGEKIATRKASQNAIEAYAALLPEFMGGSADLAGSNLTLWSGSKPLTIDDASGNYIWYGVREFGMSAIMNGIALHGGFIPYGATFLMFMEYARNAVRMAALMKQRSIFVYTHDSIGLGEDGPTHQPVEQVASLRLTPNMSTWRPADTVESAVAWLHAVERTDGPTALIFSRQNLPCLPRSAQQVADIRKGGYIIKDCAGTPELILIATGSEVELALAAAEVLAGKGRAVRVVSMPATDVFDAQSKDYKESVLPAAVTKRVAIEALIADYWYKYVGLNGAVVGMTTFGESAPAGELFKLFGFTVDNVVAVAEGL
- the metK gene encoding methionine adenosyltransferase, which translates into the protein MTRRLFTSESVSEGHPDKIADQISDAVLDAILAQDPKARVACETYVKTGMVIVGGEITTSAWVDIEELARRTVREIGYTSSEMGFDGDSCAVLNAIGKQSPDIAMGVDRSDPFEQGAGDQGLMFGYASNETDVLMPAPITYSHRLVKRQAHVRKSKELSWLRPDAKSQVTFVYEDGKPVAIDAVVLSTQHSPEIDQATLREAVMEHIIKPVLPAEWLTAKTKYFINPTGNFVIGGPMGDCGLTGRKIIVDTYGGMARHGGGAFSGKDPSKVDRSAAYAARYVAKNIVAAGLADRCEIQVSYAIGVAEPTSISVETFGTGKIAEEKIDQLVREHFDLRPYGLVQMLDLNRPIYQPTAAYGHFGRDEFPWEKTDKADALRQAAGLK
- a CDS encoding DUF4405 domain-containing protein, with the translated sequence MNLKSWATPLTIGGFVISAITGVVIFFHINIGLVRPAHEWLSWAMIVGAAFHLWYNWPAFKRYLKKGLPLLIMLAFMGLTAASFYPVERQQGGGRGAMMQAVNLLTSAPLNRLAPLLDTSPETLAEQLQAQGFQVYELEQSLDDLARQQGKRGVELLPLLQSRKAKP
- a CDS encoding SprT family zinc-dependent metalloprotease, which encodes MSKEVLDQAVEACFQKAETRFGRRFQRPRVTLDLRGRAAGQAHMGKGQLRFNRALYQGNQAAFLTEVVPHEVAHWLAWQLHGPKIQPHGPEWQQLMQNLFLLAPKRTHDFAVAEQTFPYHCRCRDHGLSIRRHNKVARGESRYLCRSCGEALSPGAFQLEDG